Proteins from a single region of Scleropages formosus chromosome 22, fSclFor1.1, whole genome shotgun sequence:
- the uqcc1 gene encoding ubiquinol-cytochrome c reductase complex assembly factor 1, with protein sequence MYRHALQCAARSASAAGPACSRATVAKVAEKGTYVSRGLVACRGLGGPSQTQWRTLHSTRELFTVKETPQTTDEEVGAFTKLIEAMGFTGPLKYNKWKIKIAALRMYTCCVERINYDEFFEKCSLPDTLNSWFLVAQLHVWMCLVRMRQEGRAGKYMCRYLVHSMWEDVEQRSKIMGINAVERKESMKVMTETFYAALFGYDEGILSSDTVLAAALWRNLFNKQCEDPQQLELMVQYVRKQMQYIDSLDGEDLLLTGEVKWRPLVEENAQSILKVSTPTYNDTGL encoded by the exons ATGTATCGGCACGCGCTGCAGTGCGCCGCGAGGAGCGCGAGCGCGGCGGGCCCCGCGTGCAGCAGGGCCACTGTGGCAAAG GTCGCAGAGAAAGGGACGTATGTCTCCAGAGGGTTGGTGGCCTGCCGGGGGCTTGGTGGCCCTTCACAGACGCAGTGGCGGACACTGCACAGCACCAGGGAG CTCTTCACAGTTAAAGAAACTCCACAGACCACAGACGAGGAGGTGGGAGCTTTCACCAAGCTTATTGAAGCCATGGGCTTCACAGGACCTCTCAAATacaataaatgg aaaatcaaGATCGCCGCTTTGCGTATGTACACGTGCTGTGTTGAGAGGATCAACTATGATGAGTTCTTTgaaa AGTGCTCCCTTCCAGACACGCTGAACTCCTGGTTCCTAGTGGCACAGCTCCATGTATG GATGTGCCTGGTGCGGATGAGGCAGGAGGGCCGTGCCGGGAAGTACATGTGCCGCTACCTTGTCCACTCCATGTGGGAGGACGTGGAACAGAGGAGCAAGATCATGGGG ATCAACGCTGTCGAGAGGAAGGAAAGCATGAAGGTCATGACAGAGACCTTTTACGCTGCTCTCTTTGGGTACGATGAG GGCATTTTGTCCAGTGACACAGTGCTGGCAGCGGCACTCTGGAGGAACTTGTTCAATAAACAGTGTGAGGACCCCCAGCAGCTGGAGCTCATGGTCCAATACGTCCGCAAACAG ATGCAATACATCGACTCTCTTGATGGAGAGGACCTGCTGCTGACAGGAGAGGTCAAGTGGCGCCCCTTGGTGGAGGAAAATGCACAGAGCATCTTGAAAGTTTCAACTCCTACTTACAATGACACAGGGCTCTGA
- the fam83c gene encoding protein FAM83C, protein MMSSESLRPTPTPNSGRKAALGKLASRLEEVKNPWRQGSTLELSHNEAARLATDALLESGEKEYRRVLADERELSFLSSLEIKFITENAARGAAEDASGGGGGGGSERDCGDGDALSELTSGTYFPMMSDEEPPVLELGWPDLPARLGPSDTQIYFQRDKSHNVKDLVRSLINKAKKVIALVMDLFTDVDLLCDLMEASNKRRVPVYILLDEKNLSYFTDMCKALDIDNSHLSNMRIRSVCGETYCTKSGKKFTGQVQEKFLIIDCEEVITGSYSFTWLSAQVHSNLVLHFSGGIAESFDREFRCLYADSQIIGCFHNPDEEGLPYYPYSMVAPSMGLDVLHERPREKVRSEHSSSQSSNSVSSIKKAPAMHNAVYKVELDRKEPNGTFFSPDRRGSQQGVRGSPGSPVHGPIAEHPTSGAGLSVGVEWSRAAPVDSYRANVGGTTSKMQALGLYDQKQNNLQSSSMSPPPVDFRSASKSKNHSNPLLHKISDFFSTSGKDSYTLKKSPPQSMAFGGQDLSQAEPENSHPPPVPTPVTMNKLTRQDNRRMTLGHSKLDLVNHYNKMKTKNVYSRFELKSNN, encoded by the exons ATGATGAGCTCGGAGTCCCTGCGGCCGACCCCGACCCCGAACTCGGGGCGCAAGGCCGCCCTCGGCAAGCTCGCCTCCCGGCTGGAGGAGGTGAAGAACCCGTGGCGCCAGGGCTCCACCCTGGAGCTGAGCCACAACGAGGCGGCCCGCCTGGCCACGGACGCGCTGCTCGAGTCCGGCGAGAAGGAGTACCGTCGCGTGCTGGCGGACGAGCGCGAGCTCAGCTTCCTGTCCTCGCTGGAGATCAAGTTCATCACGGAGAACGCGGCGCGGGGCGCGGCGGAGGAcgcgagcggcggcggcggcggcggcggctcggAGCGGGACTGCGGCGACGGGGACGCGCTGTCCGAGCTCACCTCCGGCACATACTTCCCCATGATGTCGGACGAGGAGCCGCCCGTGCTGGAGCTCGGCTGGCCGGACCTGCCCGCCCGATTGGGGCCGTCGGACACACAGATCTACTTCCAGCGGGACAAGTCGCACAACGTGAAAGATCTCGTCCGATCGCTGATCAATAAAGCCAAGAAG GTGATCGCCCTGGTAATGGACCTCTTCACAGATGTTGATTTGCTGTGTGACCTCATGGAGGCCTCCAACAAGCGCAGGGTCCCCGTCTATATCCTCCTGGACGAGAAGAACCTGAGTTACTTCACTGACATGTGCAAAGCGCTGGACATCGACAACTCGCACCTTAGT AACATGCGTATTcggagtgtgtgtggagagacGTACTGCACCAAGTCTGGGAAGAAATTCACTGGCCAAGTGCAGGAGAAGTTCCTCATTATTGACTGCGAGGAGGTTATTACAGGATCATACAG CTTCACGTGGCTGTCGGCGCAGGTCCACAGCAACTTGGTGCTGCACTTCTCCGGCGGGATCGCCGAGAGCTTCGACCGGGAGTTCCGCTGCCTCTACGCAGACTCGCAGATCATCGGTTGCTTCCACAACCCTGACGAGGAGGGCCTTCCTTACTACCCGTACTCCATGGTGGCACCCAGCATGGGTTTGGACGTGTTGCACGAGAGGCCGCGGGAGAAGGTGCGCTCGGAGCACTCGAGCAGCCAGTCCAGCAACAGCGTCTCTAGCATCAAGAAGGCCCCTGCGATGCATAACGCGGTCTACAAGGTGGAGCTCGACAGGAAAGAGCCCAACGGCACTTTCTTCAGTCCAGACAGGAGAGGCAGCCAGCAGGGAGTCAGAGGCTCCCCGGGTAGCCCTGTTCATGGTCCCATAGCAGAACACCCCACATCTGGAGCAGGCCTGTCTGTTGGGGTCGAATGGTCCAGAGCTGCTCCTGTGGACTCCTACAGGGCCAACGTTGGAGGTACTACGTCAAAGATGCAGGCTCTGGGCCTATATGACCAGAAACAGAACAACTTGCAGAGCTCGTCCATGTCCCCACCTCCAGTGGATTTCAGAAGTGCCAGCAAGAGCAAGAATCACTCCAATCCACTCTTGCACAAGATCTCAGACTTCTTCTCAACCTCGGGAAAGGACAGCTACACGTTAAAGAAGTCTCCACCGCAGAGCATGGCATTTGGGGGGCAAGACCTGTCCCAGGCGGAGCCCGAGAACAGCCATCCCCCACCTGTGCCAACACCAGTTACGATGAACAAACTGACCCGTCAGGACAATAGGAGGATGACCCTGGGCCACAGTAAGCTTGACCTGGTCAACCACTACAACAAGATGAAGACCAAGAATGTCTACAGCAGGTTCGAATTAAAGAGCAACAACTGA